From the genome of Thermoflexus hugenholtzii, one region includes:
- a CDS encoding DUF2283 domain-containing protein: protein MKVRYDREADILAIEWLPEGVIDHAEHTGSLIAHFTADGQLALLEILDARRFLAQVLQAALQGEGVLT, encoded by the coding sequence ATGAAGGTGCGATATGATCGGGAGGCGGACATCCTGGCGATCGAATGGCTCCCCGAGGGCGTGATCGACCACGCGGAGCATACGGGCTCTCTGATCGCCCATTTCACGGCCGATGGGCAGCTGGCGCTCCTGGAGATCCTGGATGCCCGCCGCTTCCTGGCCCAGGTTCTCCAGGCGGCGCTGCAAGGGGAGGGGGTGTTGACGTAG